One genomic window of Tachypleus tridentatus isolate NWPU-2018 chromosome 12, ASM421037v1, whole genome shotgun sequence includes the following:
- the LOC143233871 gene encoding sodium channel protein 1 brain-like isoform X6: MGPLKPKQALTVIFTIEIYLKLLEQGKQFFETGWNSFDILIVVTTLLVDVFPKSHGGLSVLRAFRLMELFLIFLIY, encoded by the exons GCATTGACAGTGATTTTCACaattgaaatttatttgaaaCTTCTTGAACAAGGAAAACAGTTTTTTGAGACAGGCTGGAATAGTTTCGATATACTAATTGTGGTAACAACTTTGCTTGTGGATGTTTTTCCCAAAAGTCATGGGGGTCTGTCAGTTTTAAGAGCCTTTAGACTG ATGGAACTTTTCCTCATTTTCCTCATTTATTGA
- the LOC143233871 gene encoding sodium channel protein 1 brain-like isoform X5, with translation MGPLKPKQALTVIFTIEIYLKLLEQGKQFFETGWNSFDILIVVTTLLVDVFPKSHGGLSVLRAFRLQSKFRTRSLIQMELFLIFLIY, from the exons GCATTGACAGTGATTTTCACaattgaaatttatttgaaaCTTCTTGAACAAGGAAAACAGTTTTTTGAGACAGGCTGGAATAGTTTCGATATACTAATTGTGGTAACAACTTTGCTTGTGGATGTTTTTCCCAAAAGTCATGGGGGTCTGTCAGTTTTAAGAGCCTTTAGACTG CAGTCAAAATTTCGCACCAGATCCCTAATTCAG ATGGAACTTTTCCTCATTTTCCTCATTTATTGA
- the LOC143233871 gene encoding sodium channel protein 1 brain-like isoform X4: MGPLKPKQALTVIFTIEIYLKLLEQGKQFFETGWNSFDILIVVTTLLVDVFPKSHGGLSVLRAFRLQSKFRTRSLIQVGGLNVLFTFL, encoded by the exons GCATTGACAGTGATTTTCACaattgaaatttatttgaaaCTTCTTGAACAAGGAAAACAGTTTTTTGAGACAGGCTGGAATAGTTTCGATATACTAATTGTGGTAACAACTTTGCTTGTGGATGTTTTTCCCAAAAGTCATGGGGGTCTGTCAGTTTTAAGAGCCTTTAGACTG CAGTCAAAATTTCGCACCAGATCCCTAATTCAGGTAGgtggtttaaatgttttattcacatttttatga